The following are encoded in a window of Hydrogenispora ethanolica genomic DNA:
- a CDS encoding HAD family hydrolase: protein MQFDNYRLIISDLDGTLVAYGSDRVSPNVKTTIHRLQEQGILFTIATGRSWKQTRSIARELGVTVPVILQAGAIVFDPQTERVIRQIYLRHGIDEQLREILDGDDIDQFCLDEGGAYYAGNVNTQGGKWLHERSGEPCFLGAAPTRPVVKHFFTGPEQSIKRLAMQIHQTIKPKPNMILWPPDQETYDWSLEIFDPAASKGQALQWLAPQLAIRLKQILAFGDGFNDLDMLQHAGLGVAMEGAPDLVRIKSDFVIPGPEKEGIVRFLNGEIAGSSYRKPLFKRFMGAFFSNSKF, encoded by the coding sequence ATGCAATTCGACAATTACCGACTCATCATCAGTGATCTCGATGGAACTCTGGTCGCATACGGTTCCGATCGAGTATCTCCGAATGTGAAAACTACGATACATCGCTTGCAGGAACAAGGGATTCTCTTCACAATCGCTACCGGGAGAAGCTGGAAGCAAACCCGTTCCATAGCCCGGGAGCTCGGGGTAACCGTTCCGGTAATTTTGCAGGCCGGAGCCATCGTTTTCGATCCTCAAACCGAACGGGTCATTCGCCAAATTTATTTGCGTCATGGTATCGACGAACAGCTCCGGGAAATTTTGGACGGCGATGATATCGATCAGTTTTGTCTGGATGAGGGTGGCGCGTATTATGCCGGCAACGTCAATACTCAGGGCGGAAAGTGGTTGCATGAGCGCAGCGGCGAACCATGTTTTCTCGGTGCCGCTCCAACCAGGCCGGTGGTCAAACATTTTTTCACCGGACCGGAACAGTCCATAAAACGCTTGGCGATGCAAATTCATCAAACGATCAAGCCTAAGCCGAATATGATTCTATGGCCTCCGGATCAGGAAACCTATGACTGGTCTCTGGAGATATTCGATCCGGCAGCATCCAAAGGACAAGCTTTACAATGGCTCGCCCCGCAACTTGCAATCCGCTTGAAACAAATTCTGGCTTTCGGGGATGGATTTAACGATCTTGATATGTTGCAACACGCCGGATTGGGCGTAGCCATGGAAGGAGCGCCGGATCTGGTCCGGATCAAATCCGACTTCGTCATCCCCGGACCGGAAAAGGAAGGAATTGTCCGTTTCCTGAACGGTGAGATTGCCGGTTCATCATACCGGAAACCACTGTTCAAACGGTTCATGGGCGCATTCTTCTCCAATTCCAAATTTTGA
- a CDS encoding histidinol phosphate phosphatase domain-containing protein, whose translation MVFDFHTHTFLSDGALLPMELIRRAAVNGYQAIGVTDHAAPSNMERVIAELTKDCKLAEKYWPIQAIPGVELTHVPAGSIPELAAEARRLGARLVVVHGETLVEPVEPGTNLAAAGCKDVDILAHPGLLSLEAARLAAQNGVFVEITARGGHNVGNGHVVRIGRAAGVKFVIDSDTHDPENLLTDGWAQTVARGAGLDDAEVTAALQTNPLQLIERIHGR comes from the coding sequence ATGGTTTTTGATTTTCACACCCATACTTTTTTAAGCGACGGGGCATTGTTGCCGATGGAATTAATCCGGCGTGCCGCGGTCAACGGCTATCAGGCGATCGGAGTAACCGATCATGCCGCTCCCAGTAATATGGAACGGGTAATTGCCGAGTTAACCAAGGACTGTAAACTGGCGGAGAAATATTGGCCGATTCAAGCGATTCCCGGAGTTGAACTGACGCATGTTCCGGCCGGCAGTATTCCGGAATTGGCTGCCGAGGCCCGCCGTTTGGGCGCGCGGTTAGTCGTGGTTCACGGAGAAACCCTGGTGGAGCCGGTTGAACCGGGGACCAATCTGGCGGCTGCCGGCTGCAAAGACGTAGATATCTTGGCCCATCCCGGTCTGCTTTCTTTGGAAGCGGCTCGTCTGGCTGCTCAAAACGGCGTTTTCGTCGAGATTACCGCTCGGGGTGGTCATAATGTAGGCAACGGACATGTAGTTCGGATCGGGCGAGCGGCAGGGGTTAAGTTTGTCATCGATTCCGATACACACGACCCGGAGAACTTGTTGACCGATGGATGGGCACAGACGGTGGCCCGGGGTGCCGGGTTAGACGATGCTGAAGTGACGGCGGCGCTTCAGACCAATCCCTTACAGCTCATTGAGCGGATTCATGGCCGCTAA
- the aroF gene encoding 3-deoxy-7-phosphoheptulonate synthase, translating into MIIVTSQAITEEQWANLCKRLEDLEFQIHVIQGVEKKVIGAVGDKRRVDFRFLENIPGVEKVIPILSPYKLVSREIKPEGTTIEVGKLKIGGGSFGIVAGPCAVESEEQLLQAAEGIKAAGGDGLRGGAFKPRTSPYSFQGLEEEGLKLLAKAREKTGLPVITELMNLTELDLVEEYTDIIQIGARNMQNFGLLRAVGRCSKPVLLKRGLAATIEEWLMAAEYIMAEGNHQVILCERGIRTFETATRNTLDLSAVPLVKSLTHLPVVVDPSHGTGKRKLVLPMAKAAVVSGADGLLIEVHPDPAHAWSDGEQSLDIPDFQRLVGSVRQLVKWREADDSVSAATAQG; encoded by the coding sequence ATGATCATCGTCACGAGTCAAGCCATCACTGAGGAGCAATGGGCAAATCTATGCAAACGACTGGAAGACTTGGAATTTCAGATTCATGTGATTCAAGGAGTGGAGAAGAAAGTCATTGGAGCGGTGGGCGATAAACGCCGCGTCGACTTCCGTTTTCTCGAGAACATCCCCGGCGTGGAGAAGGTAATTCCCATCCTTAGCCCGTATAAGTTGGTTTCCCGCGAAATCAAGCCGGAAGGGACCACAATTGAAGTAGGAAAACTTAAAATCGGCGGCGGTTCGTTCGGAATTGTAGCCGGTCCATGCGCGGTGGAAAGCGAGGAACAACTGCTCCAAGCGGCGGAGGGAATTAAAGCCGCCGGTGGGGATGGACTCCGGGGAGGTGCTTTTAAACCCCGTACTTCTCCATACAGCTTCCAGGGGCTTGAAGAAGAAGGATTGAAATTATTGGCCAAAGCCCGGGAGAAGACCGGTTTGCCGGTCATCACCGAGCTGATGAACCTGACTGAATTGGATTTGGTGGAGGAGTATACCGATATCATCCAGATCGGCGCGCGCAATATGCAGAATTTTGGATTACTGCGGGCGGTAGGCCGGTGCTCCAAACCGGTATTATTGAAACGGGGTCTCGCGGCAACCATTGAAGAGTGGCTGATGGCCGCCGAATACATTATGGCGGAGGGAAATCACCAAGTCATCCTGTGTGAGCGGGGTATCCGCACTTTTGAAACGGCAACCCGGAATACTCTGGATTTAAGCGCTGTACCGCTCGTGAAGAGCCTTACCCATCTCCCGGTAGTGGTCGATCCAAGCCACGGGACGGGGAAACGAAAACTGGTGCTACCGATGGCAAAAGCGGCGGTGGTCTCCGGGGCCGACGGTTTATTAATCGAGGTCCATCCCGATCCGGCTCACGCCTGGAGCGATGGAGAGCAATCATTGGATATCCCGGATTTTCAACGGTTGGTAGGTTCGGTGCGGCAGTTGGTGAAATGGCGTGAAGCGGACGACTCGGTTTCAGCCGCCACCGCGCAAGGATGA
- a CDS encoding zinc-ribbon domain containing protein produces MAFQDKTLQCVDCGAEFVFTAGEQEFYASKGFTNEPRRCGSCRSARKQQGRDGEQSRAREMYDVVCADCGAPTQVPFKPREDRPVYCRDCFQRHK; encoded by the coding sequence GTGGCATTTCAGGACAAGACTTTACAATGCGTTGATTGTGGGGCGGAATTCGTATTTACCGCTGGAGAACAAGAGTTCTATGCCAGCAAGGGTTTTACGAACGAACCAAGGCGTTGCGGCAGTTGTCGGTCAGCCCGGAAACAGCAGGGACGGGATGGCGAACAAAGTCGAGCGCGAGAGATGTATGATGTGGTCTGCGCCGATTGCGGCGCGCCTACTCAGGTTCCCTTCAAACCGCGCGAGGATCGTCCGGTTTATTGTCGGGACTGCTTCCAACGCCATAAATAA
- a CDS encoding MBL fold metallo-hydrolase: MAEQLLSLAEECWVYPGRTNTGVITLEDGRTCLVIDPGQDRDSARQLQRSLQELGLAIGAVVFTHAHADHFGAAHFLKSEAPLAFFASEFEAALIEQPLLEPLFLFGGAEPIPELTHKFLLAKPVPIAGRLREGVWELGGVQFGIRSLPGHSPGQIGIVYRNILFGGDVLTLTQFIEKYKFPFYSDIAKARRTLELLSEASYDWLVPGHGPLLTPSQYQAQIRENLAYLAMLADMTELILEEKGPLSEEEVYGQMAERLATPLVTPVQYVLNRTLVLALLKYLYELKRIRFFFQANRWLWGKI; encoded by the coding sequence ATGGCGGAACAGTTACTATCTTTGGCCGAAGAATGCTGGGTATATCCGGGACGGACCAATACCGGCGTTATTACGTTGGAGGACGGGCGGACCTGTCTGGTCATTGATCCCGGACAAGACCGGGATAGCGCCAGGCAATTGCAGCGATCGCTTCAGGAACTTGGCCTCGCCATCGGGGCCGTAGTTTTCACGCATGCCCACGCCGATCATTTCGGGGCGGCTCATTTTTTAAAGAGTGAGGCTCCGCTCGCCTTTTTCGCTTCCGAATTCGAAGCGGCATTAATCGAACAGCCGCTATTGGAGCCGCTTTTTTTATTTGGCGGCGCCGAACCCATCCCTGAGTTAACCCATAAGTTCCTGCTGGCCAAACCGGTGCCGATCGCCGGAAGGTTGCGCGAGGGTGTCTGGGAGCTGGGGGGCGTCCAGTTCGGCATCCGGAGCCTGCCCGGCCATTCGCCGGGACAGATCGGCATTGTTTACCGGAATATCTTGTTTGGCGGCGATGTGCTTACATTGACGCAGTTCATTGAGAAATATAAGTTCCCTTTTTACTCGGACATCGCCAAGGCCCGGCGCACGCTGGAGCTGCTTTCCGAAGCTTCCTACGACTGGCTGGTGCCCGGTCATGGCCCGCTTTTGACGCCATCACAATACCAGGCTCAAATCAGGGAGAATCTTGCTTATCTGGCGATGTTGGCCGATATGACGGAACTGATTTTAGAAGAAAAAGGGCCGTTGAGCGAGGAAGAAGTCTACGGACAAATGGCGGAGCGTTTGGCGACGCCGCTGGTTACTCCGGTTCAATATGTTTTAAACCGGACCTTGGTACTGGCGCTTCTTAAATACCTGTACGAATTGAAGCGGATTCGTTTCTTCTTTCAAGCGAATCGATGGTTGTGGGGCAAGATATAG
- a CDS encoding secondary thiamine-phosphate synthase enzyme YjbQ — protein sequence MWQELRVPTRQRTELIDLTARIQSELDRVNVRNGVCYCFVPHTTAGITMNENADPDVVRDILVTLEKLVPRHGDYRHGEGNSDAHLKASLLGFSCMVPVEDGRLALGTWQGIYFCEFDGPRNRKVRIGFLSQG from the coding sequence ATGTGGCAAGAGCTGAGAGTTCCGACCCGGCAACGAACGGAACTGATTGATCTGACGGCCCGCATCCAGTCCGAGCTGGACCGGGTTAATGTTCGAAATGGGGTTTGCTACTGTTTTGTTCCCCATACCACCGCCGGCATCACGATGAACGAGAACGCCGACCCCGATGTGGTCCGCGATATTCTGGTCACGCTTGAAAAGTTGGTGCCGCGCCATGGCGATTACCGGCATGGCGAGGGCAACTCGGACGCCCATCTGAAGGCGTCGCTATTGGGCTTTTCCTGCATGGTTCCGGTGGAGGATGGCCGCTTGGCGCTTGGCACCTGGCAAGGGATTTATTTTTGCGAATTTGACGGTCCGCGCAACCGGAAAGTCCGGATCGGTTTTTTATCCCAAGGTTAG
- a CDS encoding LysM peptidoglycan-binding domain-containing protein, with protein sequence MARQCPPGTTAYTIKAGDTFYRLAQEYKTTVAAISAANPNVNPNALQVGQVICIPREPTHPACPEKNYYTVKSGDTLYKIARTFKLSVDDLEEANPSIDPNRLRVGQVICIPLAVPPAVCPEGTSAYTIKAGDTFYNLAVRFNTTADAIASANPGLNSEALLIGQTICIPGNTAPAPAPDQTEKSATANPEVNTCPTGTFSYTVKAGDTFYSLAQRYRTTTDAIIRANPGINPNSLQLGQTICIPGPLSTPTPPVTACPSGSTSHTIQAGDTLYALAQAYDTTVQAITSANSGLDPNNLQVGRKICIPGTPPPVTPAAACPSGSTTYTLRAGDLLYNLAQRYNTTVEAIINANPGLNPNLLRVGQRICIPPTPSVPAPPTGPCPGASYTIQAGDTVYALAQEYNTTIAEILAANPGLDPDRLRIGQRICLPGTAAGGTLREETAPETFHGDFAEAISCTIGTFAYTIRSGDTLYLLAQKYRTTVDAILRANPGINPNALQIGQSLCIPGSAPTSCPTGTSAYIVQSGDTLYSLAQAHQTSVDAIVQANPDLDPNRLQIGQSICIPGTAQPQPPAACPDGSSAYNVQPGDTLYALAQRFNTSVNAILRVNPGLDANALQIGQSICVPGQILRPCADGDERYTIQAGDTLNTIARRFNTTFEAILLENPGLQPDRLRIGEQICIPKRRLIYTNRQFGVVLLYPAGWQRVSDERYEGSSGFFQVSAAGSGITSLEEMCRNEAFQNLKPYGSNPTVNRTTVDGQEACSILPSSDQPAEMKQQAAVIVRYPRPVEISGQTYNFFVLWADRNHLNGLAATLEFLSS encoded by the coding sequence ATGGCTCGACAATGCCCCCCCGGAACGACAGCTTACACCATTAAAGCCGGGGATACCTTCTACAGACTGGCCCAAGAATACAAAACCACCGTTGCGGCGATCAGTGCCGCCAATCCGAATGTCAACCCCAACGCGCTTCAAGTCGGCCAAGTCATCTGCATTCCGCGCGAACCGACTCATCCTGCCTGCCCGGAAAAGAACTATTATACTGTTAAAAGCGGAGACACGCTGTATAAAATTGCCCGGACTTTCAAGCTTTCCGTGGATGATCTGGAAGAAGCCAACCCCAGCATCGATCCGAACCGGCTCCGAGTCGGCCAGGTCATCTGCATCCCGCTGGCGGTCCCGCCCGCGGTTTGTCCCGAAGGCACCAGTGCCTATACCATCAAGGCGGGGGATACATTTTATAATCTAGCGGTTCGTTTTAACACCACGGCGGATGCGATCGCCTCGGCCAATCCCGGACTGAATTCCGAGGCGCTTTTGATTGGCCAAACTATTTGCATCCCCGGTAATACTGCTCCGGCTCCGGCGCCGGATCAAACCGAAAAGTCCGCGACCGCCAATCCCGAGGTTAACACCTGCCCGACCGGGACTTTCTCCTACACTGTGAAGGCCGGTGATACTTTTTACTCCCTGGCCCAACGGTATCGCACGACAACCGATGCGATAATCCGGGCCAACCCGGGAATCAACCCTAATAGTCTACAGTTGGGACAGACGATTTGCATTCCCGGACCCCTGTCTACGCCTACGCCGCCCGTTACGGCTTGCCCGAGTGGTTCCACGAGTCATACCATTCAAGCCGGCGATACGCTTTATGCGCTCGCTCAAGCGTATGATACCACGGTTCAAGCCATCACCAGCGCCAACTCCGGACTTGATCCCAATAACCTCCAAGTAGGCCGGAAGATTTGCATTCCGGGCACTCCGCCCCCGGTGACACCTGCCGCGGCCTGTCCCAGTGGCTCGACGACTTATACGCTCCGGGCCGGAGATCTGCTTTATAATCTAGCGCAAAGGTATAATACCACCGTCGAGGCCATTATCAACGCCAACCCCGGGCTCAATCCCAATCTTTTGCGGGTTGGACAACGGATTTGCATTCCTCCCACTCCGTCCGTGCCAGCGCCGCCCACCGGTCCCTGCCCCGGCGCCAGTTATACCATTCAAGCCGGGGATACAGTCTACGCGCTGGCTCAGGAATATAATACCACCATCGCGGAGATTCTCGCCGCCAACCCCGGACTCGATCCCGATCGTTTACGGATCGGGCAGCGGATTTGCCTTCCCGGCACCGCTGCGGGAGGAACTCTCAGAGAGGAAACTGCACCGGAAACTTTTCATGGCGATTTCGCCGAAGCTATTTCCTGCACCATTGGCACCTTCGCTTACACGATCCGCTCCGGCGATACTCTCTATCTTCTGGCTCAAAAATACCGGACTACGGTCGACGCCATTCTCAGGGCCAATCCGGGTATTAACCCCAACGCTTTGCAGATCGGCCAGTCGCTCTGCATCCCTGGCTCCGCGCCGACCAGTTGCCCCACGGGAACCTCGGCCTATATCGTCCAATCCGGCGACACACTGTACAGTCTGGCCCAAGCACACCAAACTTCGGTGGATGCTATCGTCCAAGCAAATCCGGATCTAGATCCGAATCGTCTGCAGATCGGCCAATCCATTTGCATCCCCGGTACGGCCCAGCCTCAGCCTCCGGCGGCTTGCCCGGACGGTTCATCAGCTTACAACGTTCAACCCGGCGATACGTTGTATGCGCTGGCGCAGCGGTTCAACACCTCCGTCAACGCAATTCTTCGTGTAAACCCCGGCCTAGACGCTAACGCCTTACAAATTGGGCAATCCATCTGTGTTCCGGGCCAAATATTGAGGCCCTGCGCCGACGGGGACGAACGTTATACCATTCAAGCCGGGGATACCCTAAATACGATCGCCCGACGGTTCAATACTACGTTCGAAGCCATCCTGCTTGAAAATCCCGGTCTCCAGCCCGACCGTTTGCGAATCGGAGAACAGATTTGCATTCCGAAACGCCGCCTCATCTACACCAACCGGCAGTTTGGAGTCGTCTTGCTATACCCCGCGGGTTGGCAGCGGGTTAGCGATGAACGGTATGAGGGTTCCAGTGGCTTCTTCCAAGTTTCGGCCGCCGGAAGCGGCATAACTTCGCTGGAAGAAATGTGCCGGAATGAAGCCTTCCAAAATTTAAAACCCTATGGCAGCAATCCTACAGTCAACCGGACCACCGTCGACGGTCAGGAGGCCTGCTCCATTCTGCCCTCTTCCGACCAGCCGGCGGAGATGAAACAACAAGCCGCGGTGATCGTCCGATATCCGCGGCCAGTCGAGATTAGCGGGCAGACCTATAACTTTTTCGTGCTCTGGGCCGACCGAAACCACTTGAATGGCCTGGCGGCGACGCTTGAATTCCTGTCTTCCTAA
- a CDS encoding tetratricopeptide repeat protein, whose amino-acid sequence MPICPNCTQSHPAAVHRCPECRLDLITDQTMLSEAKLYQAAFALQNQNQFQAALNLYHWLIELYPGTPEADHAATQVQTIESTPIDQRPGPEKNAEKPEALPLPGPNRENSLANVRKPMLTVFFNIVGIFFLSGGAVYAKLLWPDIYVTGGLSTVAYIPSVTCLISGIILAIVFYALGKIIDDLAFIRHQIRQLRQ is encoded by the coding sequence TTGCCCATCTGTCCCAATTGCACTCAATCGCATCCGGCGGCGGTTCATCGCTGCCCCGAATGCAGACTGGATTTAATCACCGATCAAACCATGCTTTCCGAAGCCAAACTGTATCAGGCGGCTTTTGCGCTGCAAAATCAAAACCAGTTTCAAGCCGCTTTAAATCTTTATCATTGGTTGATAGAACTCTACCCCGGCACTCCGGAAGCGGACCATGCCGCGACCCAAGTCCAAACGATCGAGTCAACTCCCATCGACCAAAGGCCCGGGCCCGAGAAGAACGCCGAAAAACCGGAAGCCCTCCCTCTTCCCGGTCCGAACCGCGAAAACAGCCTGGCGAACGTCAGGAAGCCGATGTTGACGGTCTTTTTCAACATCGTCGGCATCTTCTTTCTCTCCGGCGGCGCAGTCTATGCCAAGCTGCTCTGGCCCGATATTTACGTGACCGGCGGTTTGAGCACTGTCGCGTATATTCCGAGCGTGACCTGTTTGATTTCTGGAATCATTCTGGCCATTGTCTTTTACGCCTTGGGGAAGATCATCGATGATCTGGCCTTCATACGGCACCAAATCCGGCAGCTGAGACAATGA